A single region of the Nicotiana sylvestris chromosome 6, ASM39365v2, whole genome shotgun sequence genome encodes:
- the LOC104223052 gene encoding protein kinase PINOID 2 has protein sequence MATTKIQDESDKESTTSSSLTMAENSTPRSWMSSTTNLSFSSSRRTSISTDTPYNFSNSHKPHKSNQIPWELIKKLRVKTGQIKLEHFRLLRRVGSGDIGNVYVCEIRNPILSNGWPENYTMSRGLLPQCFYAMKVVDKEALLIRKKLQRAEMEKEILGIIDHPFLPTLYAQFEASHYSCLVMEYCPGGDLHAARQRQPGKRFSISSAKFYAAEILLALEYLHMMGIVYRDLKPENVLVRADGHIMLSDFDLSFKCEVIPTLIKSKPKPNNQKTTTSCISKHSYCTLPIQPVLSCFLSPKKEQKIVEIQDHNSEIVVEPINARSRSFVGTHEYLAPEVISGQGHGSAVDWWTLGVFLYELIFGTTPFKGENNEKTLVNILKKPLTFPRIGISSTSKEYEEMVKVQDLISRLLVKNPKKRIGNLKGSVEIKRHEFFKGVNWALIRSIKPPEIPNDLVKLKSARNAAAVIPKLSKKQREEPYQIPQYFDYF, from the exons ATGGCCACCACCAAAATCCAAGACGAATCCGACAAAGAAAGCACCACTTCTTCTTCACTAACAATGGCGGAAAATTCTACTCCTCGTAGTTGGATGAGTAGTACTACAaatctcagcttcagcagtaGTCGTCGGACCTCCATTTCTACAGACACTCCGTACAATTTCTCCAACTCTCACAAACCCCACAAGTCAAATCAAATCCCTTGGGAACTCATTAAAAAACTCCGAGTCAAAACAGGTCAAATCAAACTCGAACATTTCCGACTTCTCCGCCGCGTAGGTAGCGGAGACATCGGAAATGTTTACGTTTGCGAAATTAGAAACCCTATTTTAAGCAATGGCTGGCCAGAAAATTACACTATGTCGCGAG GGTTGCTGCCGCAGTGTTTTTATGCAATGAAAGTTGTGGATAAAGAAGCGTTATTAATAAGGAAAAAATTGCAGAGAGCAGAAATGGAGAAGGAAATATTGGGAATAATTGATCATCCATTTTTGCCAACTTTATATGCACAGTTTGAAGCTTCGCATTATTCTTGTTTGGTTATGGAGTATTGTCCTGGTGGTGATTTGCATGCCGCCCGGCAACGGCAGCCCGGAAAAAGATTCAGTATTTCTTCTGCTAA gtTTTATGCTGCAGAAATACTTTTAGCACTAGAATATCTCCACATGATGGGAATAGTATACAGAGATCTAAAGCCAGAAAATGTATTAGTAAGAGCAGATGGTCACATTATGCTTTCAGATTTTGATCTTTCTTTCAAATGTGAAGTTATTCCAACACTCATAAAATCCAAACCTAAACCAAATAACCAAAAAACCACAACAAGTTGCATCTCAAAACATTCTTATTGTACTCTCCCCATTCAACCAGTTTTATCCTGTTTTTTATCaccaaaaaaagaacaaaaaatagttGAAATTCAAGATCATAATTCAGAAATTGTTGTTGAACCTATAAATGCGCGATCGCGATCGTTCGTTGGTACACATGAATATTTAGCTCCTGAGGTAATTTCTGGACAAGGTCATGGAAGTGCAGTAGATTGGTGGACATTAGGAGTATTTTTATATGAACTTATATTTGGTACTACACCATTTAAAGGAGAAAACAATGAAaaaactttggtcaacattttgaaaaAACCGTTGACTTTTCCGAGAATTGGTATAAGTAGTACTAGTAAAGAGTATGAAGAAATGGTGAAAGTTCAAGATTTGATTAGTAGATTATTAGTGAAAAATCCAAAGAAGAGAATTGGGAATTTAAAGGGTTCAGTTGAGATTAAGAGACATGAGTTTTTTAAAGGTGTTAACTGGGCTTTAATTAGATCAATTAAGCCACCAGAAATTCCAAATGATTTGGTGAAATTGAAGAGTGCAAGAAATGCTGCTGCTGTTATTCCAAAGTTGAGCAAGAAACAAAGAGAAGAACCTTATCAAATTCCTCAgtattttgattacttttaa